The following proteins come from a genomic window of Rissa tridactyla isolate bRisTri1 chromosome 25, bRisTri1.patW.cur.20221130, whole genome shotgun sequence:
- the RDH8 gene encoding retinol dehydrogenase 8, protein MATLVPRTVLVTGCSSGIGLALAVRLAQDPQQRYQVIATMRDLRKKEKLEEAAGAALGKTLSIQRLDVCSDSSVAECMASIPGGRVDVLVNNAGVGHVGPVESISVEEMKRIFETNFFGAVRMIKAVLPDMKRRQSGHIVVISSVMGLQGIVFNDVYAASKFAVEGFCESLAVQLLQFNVFVSMVEPGPVNTDFELKLMEEVSRSEFPGTDPATVRYFKDVYLPASHEIFTTLGQSPAAVAEAIVNVIGARRPAFRTQTNRLYTPLVALKYADPSGDLSVRTYYRLLFDYGTLFHLSMGALRCLTCGCFRRRVTPV, encoded by the exons atGGCCACCCTGGTGCCCCGCACCGTCCTCGTCACCGGCTGCTCCTCCGGCATCGGCCTGGCCCTCGCCGTCAGGTTGGCGCAGGACCCCCAGCAGCGCTACCAGG TCATCGCCACCATGCGGGACCTGCGGAAGAAGGAGAAATTGGAagaggcggcgggagcggcgctgGGAAAGACGCTGAGCATCCAACGCCTGGACGTCTGCAGCGACAGCTCGGTGGCGGAGTGCATGGCGAGCATCCCCGGGGGCCGCGTGGACGTGCTGG TGAATAACGCCGGCGTGGGGCACGTGGGGCCCGTGGAGAGTATCAGCGTGGAGGAGATGAAGCGCATCTTCGAGACCAACTTCTTCGGGGCCGTGAGGATGATCAAGGCCGTCCTCCCCGACATGAAGCGACGGCAGAGCGGTCACATCGTGGTCATCAGCAGCGTcatggggctgcagg GGATCGTCTTCAACGACGTCTACGCCGCCTCCAAGTTCGCCGTGGAGGGATTTTGCGAGAGCCTGGCCgtgcagctgctgcagttcaACGTCTT cgTCTCCATGGTGGAACCGGGCCCCGTGAACACGGATTTTGAGCTGAAGCTGATGGAGGAAGTTTCACGCTCCGAATTTCCCGGCACCGACCCGGCTACTGTGCGGTATTTCAAGGACGTCTACCTGCCGGCTTCCCACGAGATCTTCACCACGCTGGGGCAGAGCCCCGCCGCCGTggccgag GCCATCGTGAACGTGATCGGAGCCAGGCGCCCGGCTTTCCGCACCCAAACCAACCGCCTCTACACGCCCTTGGTGGCCCTCAAGTACGCGGATCCCTCGGGGGACCTCTCCGTGAGGACCTACTACCGCCTGCTCTTCGACTACGGCACCCTCTTCCACCTCAGCATGGGCGCCCTGCGGTGCCTCACCTGCGGCTGCTTCCGCCGGAGGGTCACCCCGGTCTGA